A window of the Desulfuromonas sp. genome harbors these coding sequences:
- a CDS encoding cytochrome c oxidase subunit 3 family protein — protein MSEEVHKDYAGAKLGMWLFLFTELMLFGGLFILYAVYLQRYPAAFVQASRELSLPFGTANTLVLLTSSLFVALAVSAMQKGQRGQTLALLSATVVSAAVFLINKYFEWSAKIAHGIYPGSEHLKDMAPGQDVFFNLYYITTGLHGLHVLIGAALLVWVLLGVKSGKIGPADNVALENSGLYWHLVDLVWIFVFPLYYLIL, from the coding sequence GTGAGCGAGGAAGTGCACAAGGACTACGCCGGCGCCAAACTGGGAATGTGGCTTTTCCTGTTCACCGAACTGATGCTGTTCGGCGGGCTGTTCATCCTCTACGCGGTCTACCTGCAGCGCTACCCGGCCGCGTTCGTTCAGGCCAGCAGGGAACTCAGTCTTCCCTTCGGAACGGCCAACACCCTGGTACTGCTGACCAGCAGCCTCTTCGTGGCCCTGGCGGTCAGCGCGATGCAAAAGGGGCAGCGGGGGCAGACCCTGGCGCTTCTGAGCGCGACGGTGGTCTCGGCAGCCGTTTTCCTGATCAACAAGTACTTCGAGTGGAGCGCCAAGATCGCCCACGGCATCTATCCCGGCTCCGAGCACCTGAAAGACATGGCCCCGGGACAGGACGTCTTTTTCAACCTCTACTACATCACCACCGGACTGCACGGCCTGCACGTGCTCATCGGAGCGGCCCTGCTGGTCTGGGTCCTGCTCGGCGTCAAATCCGGCAAGATCGGGCCGGCAGACAATGTCGCACTGGAGAACTCCGGACTCTACTGGCACCTCGTCGACCTGGTATGGATCTTCGTTTTCCCCCTCTACTACTTGATCCTGTAG